A single genomic interval of Rhododendron vialii isolate Sample 1 chromosome 3a, ASM3025357v1 harbors:
- the LOC131318794 gene encoding pleiotropic drug resistance protein 2-like encodes MASALAGDDLARSTSSRRSFTASGSRRSWTGASASFREVWQPPPDVFTRSGRRQAVDDEEDLRWAAIERLPTYDRLRKGVLSKVLDNGRVVRDEVDVTQLGVQDKKQLMENILKVVEDDNDKFLQRLRDRTDRVGIDIPKIEVRYEHLSIEGHVYVGSRALPTLWNSTLNAIESVLGLIRLAPSKKRKIQILKDVSGIVKPSRMTLLLGPPGAGKTTLLQALAGKSDRDLRVSGKITYCGHELNEFIPQRTCAYISQHDLHYGEMTVRETLDFSGRCLGVGTRYEMLVELSRREKEAGIKPDPEIDAFMKATAVAGQETSLVTDYILKILGLDICADIMVGDDMRRGISGGQKKRVTTGEMLVGPAKALFMDEISTGLDSSTTFQIVKYMKQMVHIMDVTMIISLLQPAPETYDLFDDIILLSEGQIIYQGPRENILEFFEYMGFKCPDRKGVADFLQEVTSKKDQEQYWLRKNDPYRFISVPEFAESFNSFRIGQELAADLSVPYDKSRAHPAALVTQKYGISKMELFKACFDREWLLMKRNSFVYIFKTTQITIMSIIAFTVFLRTQMPAGSLQDGGKFFGALFFSLINVMFNGMAELAMTVFRLPVFYKQRDFLFYPPWAFGLPIWVLRIPISLMESAIWIILTYYTIGFAPSASRFFRQFIAFFGIHQMALSLFRFIAAVGRTQVVASTLGTFTLLMVFVLGGFIVARNDIQPFMIWGYWVSPMMYGQNAIVMNEFLDKRWSAPNTDPRIDAPTVGKVLLKARGFFTDDYMFWVCVGALLAFSLLFNILFIAALTYLNPLGDLKAVVLDEDDEKKNKKSSEGIAMAVRNASRGSDSIVSADDDAPTRRGMVLPFRPLSLAFNHINYYVDMPAEMKTQGVEEDRLQLLRDVSGAFRPGILTALVGVSGAGKTTLMDVLAGRKTGGYIEGTISISGHPKNQATFARVSGYCEQNDIHSPYVTVYESLLYSAWLRLSSDVNTKTRKMFVEEVMDLVELNPIRNSLVGLPGVDGLSTEQRKRLTIAVELVANPSIIFMDEPTSGLDARAAAIVMRTVRNTVDTGRTVVCTIHQPSIDIFEAFDELLLMKRGGQVIYAGPLGRQSQKLVEYFEAVPGVPKIRDGYNPATWMLEISAPSVEAQLGIDFADIYANSSLYQRNQELIKELSTPPPGSEDLHFPTKYSQSFNTQCMACFWKQHWSYWRNPQYNAIRFFMTIVIGALFGLIFWQKGQETSKQQDLMNLLGAMYAAVLFLGATNASSVQSIVAIERTVFYRERAAGMYSELPYAFAQVSIETIYVIVQTLVYSLLLYSMIGFEWKVEKVLWFYYYILMCFIYFTLYGMMVVALTPGHQIAAIVMSFFLSFWNLFSGFLIPRPQIPVWWRWYYWASPVAWTLYGLVTSQVGDKSEPLEIPGAVNVTVKAFLKSYLGFDYDFLPAVAIAHIGFVLLFFLVFGYGIKYLNFQRR; translated from the exons ATGGCGTCGGCGCTGGCCGGAGACGATCTGGCCCGATCGACGAGCAGCAGGAGGAGCTTCACGGCGTCGGGGAGCAGGCGGAGTTGGACGGGGGCGTCGGCGAGCTTCCGGGAGGTGTGGCAGCCGCCGCCGGACGTGTTCACGCGGAGCGGGCGGCGGCAGGCCGTGGACGACGAGGAGGATCTCCGGTGGGCGGCGATCGAGCGGCTGCCGACGTACGATCGGCTGAGGAAGGGGGTGCTGAGTAAAGTGCTGGATAACGGCAGAGTCGTCAGGGATGAGGTTGACGTCACTCAGCTTGGTGTGCAGGATAAGAAGCAGTTGATGGAGAACATACTCAAGGTTGTTGAAGATGATAACGACAAGTTTCTCCAACGGCTCAGGGACAGGACTGATAG GGTGGGAATTGATATTCCGAAGATTGAAGTACGGTACGAGCATTTATCAATAGAGGGACATGTTTATGTTGGGAGCAGAGCACTTCCTACCCTCTGGAATTCTACCTTGAACGCAATTGAG AGTGTTCTTGGACTAATTCGGCTTGCCCCTTCCAAGAAGAGGAAGATCCAGATACTTAAAGATGTCAGCGGCATAGTAAAACCATCAAG GATGACACTGCTTTTGGGTCCACCAGGCGCAGGTAAAACAACATTGTTGCAGGCACTTGCAGGGAAGTCTGACCGTGATCTAAGG GTATCAGGAAAAATCACCTATTGTGGTCACGAGTTGAATGAATTTATTCCTCAGAGAACCTGTGCTTACATTAGTCAACATGATCTTCACTATGGTGAGATGACAGTGAGGGAAACTTTGGATTTCTCTGGGCGCTGTTTGGGGGTTGGCACAAGATATGAAATGCTGGTGGAACTGTCAAGACGAGAGAAAGAAGCAGGGATTAAACCAGATCCTGAGATTGATGCGTTTATGAAGGCAACAGCTGTGGCAGGCCAAGAAACCAGTTTGGTCACAGATTACATTCTCAAg ATACTCGGACTGGATATTTGTGCGGATATTATGGTTGGGGACGACATGAGAAGGGGTATTTCTGGTGGACAGAAGAAGCGTGTGACCACTG GAGAGATGTTGGTTGGACCAGCAAAAGCTCTTTTTATGGATGAGATATCAACGGGGCTGGACAGTTCCACCACTTTTCAGATTGTCAAATACATGAAGCAAATGGTTCATATAATGGATGTGACCATGATCATCTCTCTTCTGCAGCCAGCCCCTGAGACATATGATCTATTCGATGACATTATCTTACTTTCAGAAGGTCAGATCATCTATCAAGGTCCACGTGAAAATATCCTAGAGTTCTTTGAATATATGGGCTTCAAATGTCCAGATAGGAAAGGAGTTGCAGATTTTCTCCAAGAAGTGACTTCAAAGAAGGATCAAGAACAATATTGGTTAAGGAAGAATGACCCTTACAGATTTATCTCAGTTCCTGAATTTGCAGAGTCCTTCAACTCATTCCGTATTGGCCAAGAGCTGGCAGCAGATCTTAGCGTTCCTTACGATAAATCAAGGGCCCACCCAGCTGCATTGGTGACACAGAAGTACGGTATCTCCAAAATGGAATTGTTTAAGGCATGCTTTGATAGAGAGTGGCTGCTAATGAAGCGTAACTCTTTTGTATACATATTCAAGACTACCCAGATTACAATAATGTCCATAATAGCCTTCACTGTGTTCTTGAGGACACAAATGCCAGCTGGCAGTTTGCAAGATGGAGGCAAATTTTTTGGAGCACTTTTCTTCAGTCTCATTAATGTGATGTTTAATGGGATGGCAGAGCTCGCAATGACTGTTTTTAGGCTTCCCGTCTTTTATAAGCAGAGGGATTTCTTATTCTATCCTCCCTGGGCTTTTGGCTTGCCAATTTGGGTCCTCCGGATACCCATCTCCTTAATGGAGTCAGCAATATGGATTATTCTCACTTATTACACAATTGGGTTTGCTCCATCTGCCAGCAG GTTTTTTCGGCAGTTCATTGCATTCTTTGGTATACATCaaatggctctctctctctttcgctTTATTGCTGCAGTAGGGAGAACACAGGTTGTCGCAAGCACATTAGGCACCTTCACCTTGCTGATGGTTTTTGTGCTCGGAGGATTTATAGTTGCCAGAA ATGACATTCAGCCATTTATGATATGGGGATACTGGGTTTCCCCCATGATGTATGGACAGAATGCAATAGTGATGAATGAATTTCTCGACAAAAGATGGAGTGCT CCTAACACAGACCCCCGCATTGATGCACCTACGGTGGGGAAAGTCCTCCTCAAAGCAAGAGGCTTCTTCACAGATGATTACATGTTTTGGGTTTGTGTTGGGGCACTCTTAgcattttctcttctcttcaacATATTATTTATTGCAGCGTTGACTTACTTGAACC CTTTGGGTGACTTGAAAGCGGTAGTCTTGGATGAAGATGAtgaaaagaagaacaagaaatccTCTGAAG GTATTGCTATGGCAGTGCGAAATGCTTCACGGGGTTCTGATTCAATTGTCAGTGCCGATGATGATGCACCTACTAGAAGAGGAATGGTTTTACCCTTCCGACCCCTTTCACTTGCATTCAACCACATCAATTACTACGTAGATATGCCCGCT GAAATGAAAACTCAAGGAGTTGAGGAGGACCGTCTTCAACTGCTACGAGATGTTAGTGGTGCATTCAGACCTGGTATATTGACAGCGCTTGTGGGTGTTAGTGGTGCTGGAAAGACCACTTTGATGGATGTCTTAGCCGGAAGGAAGACTGGCGGATACATTGAAGGAACTATTAGCATTTCTGGTCACCCAAAGAACCAAGCAACATTTGCTCGGGTTAGCGGTTATTGTGAACAGAATGACATTCACTCGCCTTATGTCACTGTTTATGAATCTCTCCTCTACTCAGCTTGGCTCCGTCTTTCTTCAGACGTGAACACGAAGACACGAAAG ATGTTTGTTGAAGAGGTGATGGATTTGGTTGAGCTGAATCCAATAAGGAACTCTTTAGTCGGGCTTCCTGGAGTGGATGGCCTTTCAacagaacaaagaaagagattGACAATTGCTGTAGAATTGGTTGCTAACCCCTCTATCATCTTCATGGATGAACCAACATCTGGCCTTGATGCGAGAGCAGCAGCTATTGTTATGCGAACTGTGAGAAATACAGTAGACACGGGGAGGACCGTAGTGTGCACAATTCACCAACCTAGCATTGACATTTTTGAAGCTTTCGATGAG TTACTTTTGATGAAGAGAGGAGGCCAAGTTATTTATGCGGGACCTCTTGGTCGCCAATCTCAGAAGCTTGTAGAATATTTTGAA GCTGTTCCAGGAGTTCCCAAGATTAGGGATGGTTACAATCCTGCTACATGGATGTTGGAGATTAGTGCTCCTTCAGTTGAGGCTCAACTGGGCATTGATTTTGCTGATATTTATGCCAACTCATCCCTTTATCA gaggaatcAAGAGCTCATTAAAGAACTCAGTACTCCTCCACCAGGCTCCGAGGACCTCCACTTCCCAACCAAGTACTCCCAATCATTCAATACCCAGTGCATGGCTTGTTTCTGGAAACAGCACTGGTCTTACTGGAGGAATCCTCAATACAACGCAATTCGATTCTTCATGACAATCGTAATTGGTGCTTTATTCGGTTTAATCTTCTGGCAGAAAGGACAGGAGAC ATCAAAACAACAAGATCTGATGAACCTTTTGGGAGCTATGTATGCTGCTGTTCTCTTCCTTGGAGCCACTAATGCTTCTTCGGTGCAGTCCATTGTTGCTATTGAGAGAACAGTATTTTATCGTGAAAGAGCTGCCGGGATGTATTCAGAATTGCCTTATGCGTTTGCTCAG GTGTCAATAGAGACAATCTACGTTATAGTTCAAACACTTGTGTACAGTCTTCTCTTGTACTCCATGATCGGGTTTGAGTGGAAAGTTGAGAAAGTCCTGTGGTTCTACTACTACATATTGATGTGCTTCATCTACTTCACATTGTACGGAATGATGGTTGTTGCACTGACTCCAGGCCACCAAATCGCTGCCATTGTGATGTCCTTCTTCCTCAGCTTCTGGAATTTATTCTCGGGTTTCCTCATTCCCAGACCG CAAATCCCGGTCTGGTGGAGGTGGTACTACTGGGCTTCACCAGTGGCTTGGACACTCTATGGACTCGTGACCTCTCAAGTAGGTGACAAAAGCGAGCCACTAGAAATACCAGGAGCAGTTAATGTGACGGTGAAGGCATTCCTCAAAAGCTATTTGGGTTTCGATTATGACTTCCTACCGGCAGTCGCAATAGCCCACATCGGTTttgttcttctcttcttcttggTTTTCGGCTACGGTATCAAGTACCTCAACTTCCAAAGGAGATAG
- the LOC131318372 gene encoding tyrosine-protein phosphatase RLPH2-like: MENHNDLSNHPPKPRTVCCIGDIHGYITKLRNLWSNLETLIPPPDFQTALVIFLGDYCDRGPDTRHVIDFLVGLPSRYPNQTHVFLSGNHDLAFAAFVGVLPPPRDGSGFSETWQEYAASEEREGWFKEEGVYEDMHLQGRRWAGTIRVRFNAVKGTEYKGSIYDAGTTFESYGVQHGSADLIRAVPDEHKKFLADLVWVHEEDDVCLETEEGIKHCKLIAVHAGLEKGKPVEEQLKFLKARDTRVPKVEALSGKKNVWDIPEELTEYPTIVVSGHHAKLHIEGLRLIIDEGGGLENNAVAAVVLPSMEIVRDIDILAK, translated from the exons atggaaaacCATAACGATCTATCAAACCACCCGCCGAAACCCAGAACCGTCTGCTGCATCGGCGACATCCACGGCTACATAACCAAGCTCCGAAACCTCTGGTCGAACCTCGAAACCCTAATCCCTCCGCCGGACTTCCAAACCGCCCTCGTCATCTTCCTGGGCGACTACTGCGACCGGGGCCCTGACACTCGCCACGTCATCGACTTCCTCGTCGGCCTCCCCTCCAGGtacccaaaccaaacccacGTCTTCCTCTCCGGCAACCACGACCTCGCCTTCGCAGCCTTCGTCGGCGTCCTCCCGCCGCCGCGCGACGGGTCGGGGTTCTCGGAGACGTGGCAGGAGTACGCGGCGagcgaggagagagaagggtggTTTAAGGAGGAAGGGGTTTATGAGGACATGCATTTGCAGGGTAGGAGGTGGGCTGGGACGATTAGGGTTAGGTTTAATGCCGTGAAGGGGACTGAGTACAAGGGTTCGATTTACGATGCCGGCACGACATTCGAGTCGTACGGGGTGCAACATGGTTCTGCTG ACTTGATAAGGGCAGTCCCTGATGAACACAAGAAGTTTCTTGCTGATCTAGTTTGGGTCCATGAAGAG GATGATGTCTGTTTAGAAACCGAGGAAGGAATCAAACACTGTAAACTGATTGCTGTGCATGCTGGCTTGGAGAAAGGGAAACCTGTTGAAGAACAGCTGAAATTCTTGAAAGCCAGGGACACCAGGGTGCCTAAGGTGGAGGCCCTCAGTGGGAAGAAAAACGTATGGGATATCCCAGAG GAACTTACCGAGTATCCAACCATTGTGGTAAGCGGTCACCATGCAAAGCTTCACATTGAAGGCCTTAGGCTTATTATCGATGAGGGCGGCGGATTAGAGAACAATGCAGTGGCTGCAGTTGTGCTTCCGTCCATGGAAATTGTCCGCGATATTGATATTTTAGCAAAATAG
- the LOC131318371 gene encoding tyrosine-protein phosphatase RLPH2-like, whose translation MENQNDLPNHPPKPRTVCCVGDIHGYITKLRNLWSNLETLIPPPDFQTALVIFLGDYCDRGPDTRHVIDFLVGLPSRYPNQTHVFLSGNHEFAFAAFVGVLPLPRDGSGFSETWQEYAASEEREGWFKEEGFYEDMHLQGRRWAGTIKVRFNAGKGIEYKGSIYDAGTTFESYGVQHGSSDLIRAVPDEHKKFLADLVWVHEEDDVCLETEEGIKHCKLIAVHAGLEKGKPVEEQLKFLKARDTRVPKVEALGGRKSVWDIPEELTEYPTIVVSGHHAKLHIEGLRLIIDEGGGFENNAVAAVVLPSMKIVRDTDILAEQPPEFSGALA comes from the exons atGGAAAACCAAAACGATCTACCAAACCACCCACCGAAACCCAGAACCGTCTGCTGTGTCGGCGACATCCACGGCTACATAACCAAGCTCCGAAACCTCTGGTCGAACCTCGAAACCCTAATCCCCCCACCGGACTTCCAAACCGCCCTCGTCATCTTCCTGGGCGACTACTGCGACCGGGGCCCCGACACTCGCCACGTCATCGACTTCCTCGTCGGCCTCCCCTCCAGGtacccaaaccaaacccacGTCTTCCTTTCCGGCAACCACGAATTCGCCTTCGCGGCCTTCGTCGGCGTCCTCCCGCTGCCGCGCGACGGGTCGGGGTTCTCGGAGACGTGGCAGGAGTACGCGGCGagcgaggagagagaagggtggTTTAAggaggaagggttttatgaGGACATGCATTTGCAGGGTAGGAGGTGGGCTGGGACGATTAAGGTTAGGTTTAATGCCGGGAAGGGGATTGAGTACAAGGGTTCGATTTACGATGCCGGCACGACATTCGAGTCGTACGGGGTGCAACATGGTTCTTCTG ACTTGATAAGGGCAGTCCCTGATGAACACAAGAAGTTTCTTGCTGATCTAGTTTGGGTCCATGAAGAG GATGATGTCTGTTTAGAAACCGAGGAAGGAATCAAACACTGTAAACTGATTGCTGTGCATGCTGGCTTGGAGAAAGGGAAACCTGTTGAAGAACAGCTGAAATTCTTGAAAGCCAGGGACACCAGGGTGCCTAAGGTGGAGGCCCTCGGTGGGAGGAAAAGCGTATGGGATATCCCAGAG GAACTTACTGAGTATCCAACCATTGTGGTAAGCGGTCACCATGCAAAGCTTCACATTGAAGGCCTTAGGCTTATTATTGATGAGGGTGGCGGATTCGAGAACAATGCAGTGGCTGCAGTTGTGCTCCCGTCCATGAAAATAGTCCGCGATACTGATATTTTAGCAGAACAGCCTCCAGAGTTTAGTGGCGCATTGGCGTAA